In Acidobacteriota bacterium, one genomic interval encodes:
- a CDS encoding class I SAM-dependent methyltransferase: MLFLTGREIEAWNRWGREAVEGSLAPGEVPPGVRAPLRPVFCFFAGTMLTARGQRDAGRGWLLAGTREETAGLMTNALVTAFLERHGGRLVKPAVVFADPAPYLHFIGVPPMQRAREQFRAFAARSLPRFDHPLHFLDIGCGDGDLTVTVLRRLQMEGNAASVGEVALVDSSKAMLDMAEGKVREAFPGCSVRTFHDRIQNVAGQVGEGYDVAVCSLSYHHMPRETKLAHLGELSGRLDHLLLFELGADNDTPEMHSPELAMAVYQSYGRIIDFIFAHDTDIRTAQESVDCFLMVEAVSFLTQPRGERSDYHMLRGQWHEAFQMGLGPAYRCLGDTTCHADEHLDLFALHYGRG, from the coding sequence ATGCTGTTCTTGACGGGCCGGGAAATCGAAGCGTGGAACCGGTGGGGACGCGAAGCAGTGGAGGGGAGCCTGGCGCCCGGCGAGGTGCCCCCCGGCGTGCGGGCCCCGCTGCGCCCCGTCTTCTGCTTCTTCGCGGGCACGATGCTCACCGCCCGCGGACAGCGCGACGCCGGCCGGGGCTGGCTGCTCGCGGGCACCCGGGAGGAGACGGCGGGGCTCATGACCAACGCCCTGGTGACGGCCTTCCTGGAGCGGCACGGCGGCCGGCTGGTCAAGCCCGCCGTGGTCTTCGCGGACCCGGCCCCCTACCTCCACTTCATCGGGGTCCCGCCCATGCAGAGGGCCCGGGAGCAGTTCCGGGCCTTCGCCGCCCGCTCCCTGCCCCGTTTCGACCACCCGCTGCACTTCCTGGACATCGGATGCGGCGACGGCGACCTCACCGTCACCGTCCTTCGGCGACTCCAGATGGAGGGGAACGCGGCGTCCGTCGGGGAGGTGGCCCTGGTGGACTCGTCCAAGGCCATGCTGGACATGGCCGAGGGCAAGGTGCGCGAGGCCTTCCCGGGGTGTTCCGTCCGGACCTTCCACGACCGGATCCAGAACGTGGCCGGGCAGGTGGGCGAGGGCTACGACGTGGCCGTCTGCTCGCTGTCCTACCACCACATGCCGAGGGAAACCAAGCTGGCTCACCTGGGGGAACTCTCGGGGCGCCTCGACCACCTGCTCCTCTTCGAACTCGGCGCCGACAACGACACGCCGGAGATGCACTCGCCGGAACTGGCGATGGCGGTCTACCAGTCCTACGGGCGGATCATCGACTTCATCTTCGCCCACGACACCGACATCCGCACGGCCCAGGAGAGCGTGGACTGCTTCCTCATGGTGGAGGCGGTCTCCTTCCTCACCCAGCCGCGCGGGGAGCGCTCCGACTACCACATGCTCCGCGGGCAGTGGCACGAGGCCTTCCAAATGGGCCTGGGCCCGGCCTACCGATGCCTCGGCGACACCACCTGCCACGCCGACGAGCACCTCGACCTCTTCGCCCTGCACTACGGCCGGGGGTGA
- a CDS encoding branched-chain amino acid aminotransferase gives MDISILPLTQEKPLFTNPDELGFGRVFTDRMFTMEYKRGLGWQHPAIGPYRPLALDPATLVFHYGQEIFEGAKAFAGHDGQIIFFRPEENVKRFNRSAERLCMPVLDEAEMLEAITKLVTLESRWLPRTRGSALYIRPTMIATEVGLGVRPSAEYLFFIILSPVGPYFKEGFKPIHLFVTDVHVRAAQGGMGEAKTGANYAASLYAQKLAKDHGYSEVLWLDAKEHQYVEEVGAMNIFFVIDGVVTTPKLDGSILHGITRKSVLQLAQHLGMKVEERKVSISELSEGIDAGRVTEIFGSGTAASIAPVGSITFKGKTFTVSGAQVGEVAKTLYAELQAIQYGEKDDPFGWTLRIPMP, from the coding sequence ATGGACATCAGCATCCTTCCGTTGACCCAAGAGAAGCCCCTGTTCACGAACCCCGACGAACTGGGCTTCGGCCGCGTCTTCACCGACCGGATGTTCACGATGGAGTACAAGCGGGGCCTGGGGTGGCAGCACCCCGCCATCGGCCCCTACCGGCCCCTCGCGCTCGACCCCGCCACCCTCGTGTTCCACTACGGGCAGGAGATCTTCGAGGGGGCGAAGGCCTTCGCCGGCCATGACGGGCAGATCATCTTCTTCCGCCCCGAGGAGAACGTGAAGCGGTTCAACCGCTCGGCCGAGCGCCTGTGCATGCCGGTGCTCGACGAGGCGGAGATGCTGGAAGCCATCACGAAACTCGTCACCCTGGAGAGCCGTTGGCTCCCGCGCACGCGCGGATCCGCCCTGTACATCCGGCCCACCATGATCGCCACGGAGGTGGGGCTGGGCGTGCGACCCTCCGCCGAATACCTCTTCTTCATCATCCTGTCGCCGGTGGGGCCGTACTTCAAGGAAGGCTTCAAACCCATCCACCTCTTCGTGACCGACGTGCACGTCCGCGCCGCCCAGGGCGGGATGGGCGAGGCCAAGACCGGCGCCAACTACGCCGCCAGCCTCTACGCCCAGAAGCTGGCCAAGGACCACGGCTACAGCGAGGTCCTCTGGCTCGACGCGAAGGAGCACCAGTACGTCGAGGAAGTGGGCGCCATGAACATCTTCTTCGTCATCGACGGCGTGGTGACCACCCCCAAGCTGGACGGCTCCATCCTGCACGGCATCACCCGCAAGTCCGTCCTGCAGCTGGCCCAACACCTCGGCATGAAGGTCGAGGAGCGGAAGGTCTCCATCTCCGAACTGTCCGAGGGGATCGACGCGGGGCGCGTCACGGAGATCTTCGGGTCCGGGACGGCCGCCAGCATCGCCCCGGTGGGCTCCATCACCTTCAAGGGGAAGACGTTCACCGTGTCGGGGGCCCAGGTGGGCGAGGTCGCCAAGACGCTTTACGCGGAACTCCAGGCTATCCAGTACGGTGAGAAGGACGATCCCTTCGGCTGGACCCTTCGCATACCCATGCCGTAA
- a CDS encoding DUF3795 domain-containing protein yields the protein MLSEMIAPCGIDCGACDAWKATQTGDEALKLKVLEQWRKEFSPDIPLAAIDCDGCRTSGCRKGGYTGMCPLRACAMERKQPTCAHCPDYASCETLSGFLAKAECLREKLEALRATPGQA from the coding sequence ATGTTGTCCGAGATGATTGCACCGTGCGGGATCGACTGCGGCGCCTGCGACGCCTGGAAGGCCACCCAGACCGGGGACGAGGCCCTCAAGCTCAAGGTCCTGGAGCAGTGGCGGAAGGAGTTCTCGCCGGACATCCCGCTTGCGGCCATCGACTGCGACGGGTGCCGGACGTCCGGCTGCCGCAAGGGGGGCTACACCGGCATGTGCCCCCTGCGGGCCTGCGCGATGGAACGGAAGCAACCCACCTGCGCCCATTGCCCCGACTACGCGTCCTGTGAGACCCTCTCGGGTTTCCTGGCCAAGGCGGAGTGCCTCCGCGAAAAACTGGAGGCCCTCCGGGCGACCCCGGGTCAGGCCTGA
- a CDS encoding PD40 domain-containing protein: protein MRTRTLLLALSLGALLLGAVTAAPPADPATAGETRLLRFPAVHGDRVVFTYAGDLYAVPAAGGTARKLTTDPGYEMFARFSPDGRSIAFTAQYDGSTEVYVIPAEGGVPTRLTWSPVLGRDDVSDRLGPNNIVMGWKDNDTIVFRARAEEWNDMVGRLCLVGAGGGPVTRVPLPRGGFCSYSPDGGKLAYNRVFREFRTWKRYRGGQADDVWIHDFATRKTVNLTANAAQDIIPMWSGNKVYFLSDRDELRRMNLYVCDLDTRATRKLTDFRDYDVKFPSLGDRAIAFENGGELYLLDLATEKARKVPVRILDDFDTGRGGLVSVADRVAGFGVAPDGNRAVFCARGDVFTVPAKHGPTRNLTRTPGVHDRDAEWSPDGRRIAFLSDRSGEDEIYVLAQDGGGEPVAVTSGGDVYKYGPRWSPDGKKLLWADRKQRLQFVDVDTRQVTLVDQATAFEITDFTWSPDGKWVSWTRPEEKSQSVIWLYSLESARKFPVTDGWFSSRGPAFSGCGKYLFFVSDRSFRPTYGRTEFNHVYLDMSGIFFVTLDAQAPSFLAPKSDEVAFREPGAEPPAAEKPPKANGAAEAGAPSEEADGEKPAAGLPVVKVDEAGLTERIAALPLPASNYGNLSARAGRLYYQRAGRGDDKPRLFVYDLEKLKETEVAECAAYEISADGRKMMLFADNAYAIVDLPSGRAEVKERLDLSGLQVTLDRRAEWDQIYRECWRQMRDFFYAPNMHGVDWPALRDRYARLLPWVNHRADLTYLIGELIGELNAGHAYVGGGDQPAVKRVPVGRLGAVLDRDPSGFWKVSMVLRGQNWERRLRSPLTEIGVNVQAGDFILAVDGVPTRSVANVYELLVGKVGRQVTLRVNGKPSDDGARDVRVVPVEDEKELYYYNWVRENVEKVDKATNGRVGYLHVPDMGPEGLNQFAKMFYPQLRKEALVVDVRGNGGGNVSFQIVERLRRDPIMFDVARNAAVNLNPGGMVMGPKVLLVNELSMSDGDIVGYRFRKYGLGKIVGTRTWGGVVGIRGSLPLLDGGFLNRPEFSRYDLEGKEWIMEGAGVQPDIVVDNDPAKEYDGVDEQLDRAIAVVLEDLKSYPVRPVPPPPYPDKSR, encoded by the coding sequence ATGCGAACGCGAACCCTGCTCCTGGCCCTGTCCCTGGGCGCCCTTCTCCTCGGCGCCGTCACGGCCGCGCCCCCCGCGGACCCCGCGACCGCCGGCGAGACCCGGCTGCTGCGCTTCCCCGCCGTCCACGGCGACAGGGTGGTCTTCACCTACGCCGGGGACCTCTACGCCGTCCCCGCCGCGGGCGGCACGGCCCGCAAGCTCACCACGGACCCGGGTTACGAGATGTTCGCCCGGTTCTCCCCGGACGGCCGCAGCATCGCCTTCACCGCCCAGTACGACGGCAGCACGGAGGTCTACGTGATTCCCGCGGAAGGGGGCGTCCCGACGCGGCTCACCTGGTCCCCCGTCCTGGGGCGCGACGACGTGTCGGACCGCCTGGGCCCCAACAACATCGTCATGGGCTGGAAGGACAACGACACCATCGTCTTCCGCGCCCGGGCCGAGGAGTGGAACGACATGGTGGGCCGGCTCTGCCTGGTGGGCGCCGGCGGCGGCCCCGTCACCCGGGTCCCGCTGCCCCGGGGCGGCTTCTGCTCCTACTCGCCGGACGGTGGCAAATTGGCCTACAACCGGGTGTTCCGGGAATTCAGGACGTGGAAGCGCTACCGCGGCGGTCAGGCGGACGACGTCTGGATCCACGACTTCGCCACCCGCAAGACGGTCAACCTCACCGCCAACGCCGCCCAGGACATCATCCCGATGTGGAGCGGCAACAAGGTCTACTTCCTCTCCGACCGGGACGAGCTCCGGCGCATGAACCTCTACGTCTGCGACCTGGACACCCGCGCGACCCGCAAGCTGACCGACTTCCGGGACTACGACGTCAAGTTCCCCTCGCTGGGGGACCGGGCCATCGCTTTCGAGAACGGCGGTGAACTCTACCTGCTGGACCTGGCCACGGAGAAGGCGCGCAAGGTCCCCGTCCGCATCCTCGACGACTTCGACACGGGGCGCGGCGGCCTGGTGAGCGTCGCCGACCGGGTCGCCGGCTTCGGTGTCGCCCCCGACGGCAACCGGGCCGTCTTCTGCGCTCGGGGGGACGTCTTCACCGTCCCGGCGAAGCACGGGCCGACCCGGAACCTCACCCGGACGCCCGGCGTCCACGACCGTGACGCCGAGTGGTCGCCCGACGGCCGCCGGATCGCCTTCCTTTCCGACCGCTCCGGCGAGGACGAGATCTACGTCCTGGCCCAGGACGGCGGCGGGGAGCCCGTGGCCGTCACCTCCGGCGGCGACGTTTACAAGTACGGCCCCCGGTGGTCCCCCGACGGGAAGAAACTGCTCTGGGCCGACCGGAAGCAGCGCCTCCAGTTCGTGGACGTCGACACCCGCCAGGTCACCCTGGTGGACCAGGCCACGGCCTTCGAGATCACCGACTTCACCTGGTCCCCCGACGGGAAGTGGGTGTCCTGGACCCGCCCCGAGGAGAAGTCCCAGAGCGTGATCTGGCTCTACTCTCTCGAGTCGGCCCGCAAGTTCCCCGTCACCGACGGCTGGTTCTCCTCCCGGGGCCCGGCTTTTTCCGGGTGCGGGAAGTACCTGTTCTTCGTCTCCGACCGCAGCTTCCGGCCCACCTACGGGCGCACGGAGTTCAACCACGTCTACCTGGACATGTCCGGGATCTTCTTCGTGACCCTGGACGCGCAGGCCCCGTCCTTCCTGGCGCCCAAGAGCGACGAGGTCGCGTTCCGGGAGCCCGGCGCCGAGCCCCCCGCCGCGGAGAAGCCCCCGAAGGCGAACGGGGCGGCCGAGGCGGGTGCCCCCTCCGAAGAGGCCGACGGCGAGAAGCCGGCCGCGGGGCTGCCCGTCGTCAAGGTGGACGAAGCGGGGTTGACGGAGCGGATCGCTGCCCTGCCGCTCCCCGCCTCCAACTACGGCAACCTCAGCGCGAGGGCCGGCCGGCTCTACTACCAGCGGGCCGGGCGGGGTGACGACAAGCCCCGTCTCTTCGTCTACGACCTGGAGAAGCTCAAGGAGACGGAAGTCGCCGAGTGCGCGGCGTACGAGATCAGCGCGGACGGCCGGAAGATGATGCTGTTCGCCGACAACGCCTACGCCATCGTCGATTTGCCTTCCGGCCGGGCGGAGGTGAAGGAGCGCCTCGACCTTTCCGGGCTCCAGGTGACCCTCGACCGCCGGGCGGAGTGGGACCAGATCTACCGGGAGTGCTGGCGACAGATGCGCGACTTCTTCTACGCGCCCAACATGCACGGCGTGGACTGGCCCGCCCTGCGGGACCGCTACGCCCGCCTCCTCCCCTGGGTCAACCACCGGGCCGACCTCACCTACCTCATCGGCGAGCTGATCGGCGAGCTCAACGCGGGCCACGCCTACGTGGGTGGCGGCGACCAGCCGGCGGTGAAGCGGGTCCCCGTGGGCCGCCTGGGGGCCGTGCTCGACCGCGACCCCTCCGGGTTCTGGAAGGTGTCGATGGTCCTCCGCGGCCAGAACTGGGAACGCCGCCTGCGCTCCCCCCTCACCGAGATCGGCGTCAACGTGCAGGCCGGGGATTTCATCCTGGCGGTGGACGGGGTCCCCACCCGCAGCGTCGCCAACGTCTACGAGCTGCTGGTGGGCAAAGTCGGCCGCCAGGTCACCCTGCGGGTCAACGGGAAGCCGTCCGACGACGGCGCCCGGGACGTCCGGGTCGTCCCGGTGGAGGACGAGAAGGAGCTTTACTACTACAACTGGGTCCGGGAGAACGTGGAGAAAGTGGACAAGGCCACGAACGGGCGGGTGGGCTACCTCCACGTGCCGGACATGGGCCCCGAGGGGCTGAACCAGTTCGCGAAGATGTTCTACCCGCAGCTGCGCAAGGAGGCCCTCGTCGTGGACGTCCGGGGCAACGGCGGCGGCAACGTGTCGTTCCAGATCGTCGAGCGGCTGCGCCGGGACCCCATCATGTTCGACGTGGCCCGCAACGCGGCGGTGAACCTCAACCCCGGAGGGATGGTCATGGGGCCCAAGGTCCTCCTGGTGAACGAGCTGTCCATGTCCGACGGCGACATCGTCGGGTACCGCTTCCGCAAGTACGGCCTGGGGAAGATCGTCGGGACGCGCACCTGGGGGGGCGTCGTGGGCATCCGGGGCTCCCTGCCGCTCCTGGACGGGGGCTTCCTGAACCGCCCGGAGTTCTCCCGATACGACCTGGAAGGGAAGGAGTGGATCATGGAAGGCGCCGGGGTCCAGCCCGACATCGTGGTGGACAACGACCCGGCGAAGGAGTACGACGGCGTGGACGAGCAGCTCGACCGGGCCATCGCGGTGGTCCTGGAGGACCTGAAGAGCTACCCGGTCCGCCCGGTGCCGCCGCCTCCCTACCCGGACAAGAGCCGATAG
- a CDS encoding phosphopentomutase: MKLERFILVVVDSAGVGAMPDAAKWGDAGTHTFAHAVRDSGVHLPNFHRLGIGNLTEIPGHPPVPEPLACHGKAAIASEGKDTTVGHWELMGILTATPFPVYPDGFPPEIVAGFEQRTGLKLLGNYPASGTEIIKDLGEEHVRTGHPIVYTSADSVFQIAAHEEVIPLPRLYEICEISRRMMQGPHCVARIIARPFVGKPGAFTRTANRRDYAVPPPEPNLLSLMEAAGRKVISVGKIGSIFDHCHAGVEIPTKGNAEGIAKTGELIRSGQGDLVFVNLVDFDMLYGHRNDAAGYGAALKELDDALPGWIEALRDGDCLILTADHGCDPSDVSTDHTREYVPILALAKGARKGADLGLRASMADVGQTVAEAFGLRLPFGTSFLAELRP, encoded by the coding sequence ATGAAACTGGAACGGTTCATCCTCGTCGTCGTCGATTCGGCCGGCGTGGGCGCTATGCCCGACGCCGCGAAATGGGGCGATGCCGGCACCCACACCTTCGCCCACGCGGTGCGCGACTCGGGCGTCCACCTTCCGAATTTCCACCGCCTGGGGATTGGCAACCTCACCGAGATCCCGGGACACCCGCCCGTCCCCGAACCCCTGGCCTGCCACGGCAAGGCCGCCATCGCCTCCGAGGGCAAGGACACCACGGTCGGGCACTGGGAGTTGATGGGCATCCTGACGGCGACGCCCTTCCCGGTTTACCCCGACGGCTTCCCGCCGGAGATCGTGGCCGGGTTCGAGCAGCGGACGGGCCTGAAACTGCTGGGCAACTACCCCGCCTCCGGGACCGAGATCATCAAGGACCTGGGCGAGGAGCATGTCCGGACCGGCCACCCCATCGTCTACACCTCGGCCGACAGCGTCTTCCAGATCGCCGCCCACGAGGAGGTCATCCCGCTGCCCCGCTTGTACGAGATCTGCGAGATCTCCCGCCGGATGATGCAGGGCCCCCACTGCGTGGCCCGCATCATCGCGCGCCCCTTCGTGGGCAAGCCCGGCGCCTTCACCCGGACCGCCAACCGGCGGGACTACGCCGTGCCGCCGCCGGAGCCGAACCTGCTGTCCCTGATGGAAGCGGCGGGTCGGAAGGTGATCAGCGTGGGCAAGATCGGCTCCATCTTCGACCACTGCCACGCGGGCGTGGAAATCCCCACCAAGGGGAATGCCGAGGGCATCGCGAAAACCGGGGAGCTGATCCGCTCCGGCCAGGGGGACCTCGTCTTCGTGAACCTGGTGGACTTCGACATGCTCTACGGCCACCGGAACGACGCCGCGGGTTACGGCGCCGCGCTGAAGGAACTGGACGACGCCCTCCCCGGCTGGATCGAGGCGCTGCGCGACGGCGACTGCCTGATCCTGACGGCCGACCACGGCTGCGACCCGTCGGACGTGTCCACCGACCACACCCGGGAGTACGTCCCCATCCTCGCCCTGGCGAAAGGGGCGCGAAAGGGCGCCGACCTGGGCCTGCGCGCCTCCATGGCCGATGTCGGGCAGACCGTCGCGGAGGCTTTCGGGCTGCGGCTCCCCTTCGGCACGTCTTTCCTGGCGGAACTGCGGCCCTGA